Part of the Oncorhynchus tshawytscha isolate Ot180627B linkage group LG07, Otsh_v2.0, whole genome shotgun sequence genome, ATTGAATAGCATTTCAACATAAATGCATTTTTATCAAATAGCCCATCGGCTGGCATCGTCACTATTCTGCTGATAAAAATGCAACATATAGGCTACCCTAAAGATGTATAATGGACAATTAACGTTCCACTAGCTAAACCACATTGCGATGCTAGCAGAGGCACTATCAACAACAGTCTTTGCGAACGCTAAATTAGTATATTAATGACAAATATTCCCCCTTTGCTTTCTAAAAAATAATTGTTGACATCGCTTTATAATGATTTAAGCAGGGCAATAAGGCTCTGTTGTTGGAAAACTAGTCTACGTGACGAACTTGTTTACGTCCTCCGCTAGTTAGCAAACGCAACGCAATAGGGCTGCTGCACACATCGTTGAAACTCCCTCATCGCATCCAGCATGAAATGACAAGTGCTAAGACCTCCACCGGCATTGTACCCTACCTGCCATGTCTCGCGTGGCTCGTGGACGGCATGAAACTCTCATTGTCCAGGTTTGAAGGAGAGCAGTTGTCCAGCGTGGTTTCGTTTAATGTGAGTCTCTCCGCGGCGTTCAATGACACTGAGCGTAGAGGGTGGAGAGGATTACAGAGCGCGCAAACGCAGCAGCAGATGCGCTACAATTGTTGTGTTTTAAGCACAGCCACTGAGGTAGGCTATGTGATCCACTAGGTTGTGTTTTACGCTACCATAaatgaattatattttaaaatacAAATGTCCCTGTTTGTTTAACTAAGCCTATGTGGCAATGAGATCAGGGTTGCCAATAAGAGTTGAGTGGCGATGAGGTCAGCAAGATTGAGAGAATTCATAAACtcatctctttcacacacacacacacacacacacactcacacacacacacacacacacacacacacacacacacacacacacacaattcaaggGAAGTTTAGTCAGAGTTCGATGAAGGATTTTACCGATTTTATTTTAGAAAGGGCTTGATTGAGCATCGTATTCTTCACTAAAACATTTTTCAATGATGCACCATTATTTAGCAGTGAATTAATTCAAAATGAAAGACAAAAGTGAAGACTTCAAATAACAACATGCTTGAGAAACAACATGCTTGTGAAAGCAGGGGGATATTTCTCCTCTCACCCTGTTATCTCTACAGCCACTGCCCGCTGTAAGAATCCATCTCTGACTGGCTTGTGGTGTCATCTGCGGAGGAGAAGACAGACATGAGCTGCAGAACAGGCCTGACTTGAGACGACCCCAGGGTAAACTGACATCAGACTGTGgatgagatgagatggagagagagatacagtaggtCCACCTTTATGATGCTGGAGGTATTGGCGTTTCTGGAATATCTCCCTCAGTGCACTCAGGACCAGGTCAGACTCTACAGCAGAGGGTGAGCCCACCTattatacgtacacacacacaattgtatcAACCTCACATCGCCGTACATTGGACATAGTCTATGACTTTGATTGATATGCCCCAGTCATGTTCTCTCACCGGTCTGAAGCTCATGGTCTTTCTGATCCTCTCAGCGAGTGCCCCTGCAGGTGGAGGGGGGGCGGGCATAGAGGGAGGTTGGGGGACCCAGGGTGGGAGAGGGCTCTTGGAGACATCTCGAGAGCTGACACTCCGTGTGAGGGGGGacgggagaggaggcagaggccCCTTCCTCAGGGCCAGGGAGGTGGAGGTCCCTGTAGCTCTGTTGGGTAAGGTCTTAGAGGCTGGACCTATGAGAGACACCAAAACAATTCTGTCCTGTGTTCTTCAGTCTTGGCTCTGGAGACACACAGGGTGGGTGCACAGGCTTTTGTTCGAGCttagcactaacacacctgattcaactaataatCAAGGCAATGCAAAAGATGATCCCTCTTAGCCAGCAGGGGGCCTACCTCTGTTGTTCATGTCCCTGCTGTCAGCCTCCACGCCCCCCAGACTGTAGATGAGGCTGCAGATTACTTtagatgtgtgtctgtctgtcacatccccctcattttgtctctccatCCTGACCAGCTTCCTCAGAGCAGGGTCCAGCTCTCTAGTCTGCACACAGGTGAGGATGATGATGCATGTGACATTACAATAGCATTGATGACTGTGATATAACAGATATAAATGTGCAATTAGAATTTTATGAATTATTCTATGATGATCATAATACGCTGTCAGATCAAAACCTTGTATTAAAAGCAATTACTCTCATCAATGTACTCTGTACATTTCATGGCTCTAGGACCAATGAAATGTGTTCAAAATACCTTCTAAATTTCGTTATTGTTAATTGGAGATAAGAGGTTTTCATCCGACAGCTACATAATAatggttgtgttatggatgtGTTAAAATAACAGTGGTGTCAGGTTTGTGCTCTGGGTCCACTCTCACCTGGGACTCCTGTctgtggagaagagagaagatTAAATCAGCCATTTGTCTTTTACTCCATTCTAATGCAGCATCATAAAATATCTCTAATAGTGAATTGTCTGAGTCTGTCTGAGCTCAGTGTGCAGATGTACTATATTTCTCACTCTGACGCATATAGAGATGGAGTGCTGATCTCAGATCGGCTCTGTTCCTGTTCACAGATACAGCCTGAGGAGAAGTCCACACTGCCAGTATGGTTCATCTGCCCACTAGCTCTgtctgagagaggggggagagaaaaagaTGGGGGGTTCAGCAAAAGAGAGCAACATATAAAATATTATGGGAGAAATAGAGTgaaagaccgagacagagagatgggggaagaggaGACAAGGGAGAGTAAGAAAGAGAAAAGGACTGGCTTGCCTGAAGCTGAGTGAGCTTATTATAATGTAAATGTaatctgaagtgtgtgtgtttctctccaaaCCTGGGGCTTGTTGGATCTGTCTCTCCACGGCTGCACAGaacctctctgcctctgcctcatcTGCAAAGTTCAGGCCCGCCTGGCAGtcctaaacaaacacacaca contains:
- the si:dkey-197j19.6 gene encoding neural Wiskott-Aldrich syndrome protein isoform X3 produces the protein MSFLNKIMSTYRHIVYVPVCATGRLGGAILGKPGMAVVSAVAQVYVSFPGHQVWRHEGSGVVCLVEDSSQHSYFLRVYCVKRSKLLWEQELYVPFRYSAPHPYFHTFPANDCQAGLNFADEAEAERFCAAVERQIQQAPDRASGQMNHTGSVDFSSGCICEQEQSRSEISTPSLYASEQESQTRELDPALRKLVRMERQNEGDVTDRHTSKVICSLIYSLGGVEADSRDMNNRGPASKTLPNRATGTSTSLALRKGPLPPLPSPLTRSVSSRDVSKSPLPPWVPQPPSMPAPPPPAGALAERIRKTMSFRPVGSPSAVESDLVLSALREIFQKRQYLQHHKDDTTSQSEMDSYSGQWL
- the si:dkey-197j19.6 gene encoding neural Wiskott-Aldrich syndrome protein isoform X1; translated protein: MSFLNKIMSTYRHIVYVPVCATGRLGGAILGKPGMAVVSAVAQVYVSFPGHQVWRHEGSGVVCLVEDSSQHSYFLRVYCVKRSKLLWEQELYVPFRYSAPHPYFHTFPANDCQAGLNFADEAEAERFCAAVERQIQQAPDRASGQMNHTGSVDFSSGCICEQEQSRSEISTPSLYASEQESQTRELDPALRKLVRMERQNEGDVTDRHTSKVICSLIYSLGGVEADSRDMNNRGPASKTLPNRATGTSTSLALRKGPLPPLPSPLTRSVSSRDVSKSPLPPWVPQPPSMPAPPPPAGALAERIRKTMSFRPVGSPSAVESDLVLSALREIFQKRQYLQHHKGGPTVSLSPSHLIHSLMSVYPGVVSSQACSAAHVCLLLRR
- the si:dkey-197j19.6 gene encoding neural Wiskott-Aldrich syndrome protein isoform X2; its protein translation is MACNGGYGCPVFSNLLTVRENALLFTLLGAKCKAVVSAVAQVYVSFPGHQVWRHEGSGVVCLVEDSSQHSYFLRVYCVKRSKLLWEQELYVPFRYSAPHPYFHTFPANDCQAGLNFADEAEAERFCAAVERQIQQAPDRASGQMNHTGSVDFSSGCICEQEQSRSEISTPSLYASEQESQTRELDPALRKLVRMERQNEGDVTDRHTSKVICSLIYSLGGVEADSRDMNNRGPASKTLPNRATGTSTSLALRKGPLPPLPSPLTRSVSSRDVSKSPLPPWVPQPPSMPAPPPPAGALAERIRKTMSFRPVGSPSAVESDLVLSALREIFQKRQYLQHHKGGPTVSLSPSHLIHSLMSVYPGVVSSQACSAAHVCLLLRR